The DNA window CTTGAGGAGTTCTTCTCGAAGGGGGGCAAGATGAGAATTGTAATAGGTAACCAAACGAACAGGGAAACCTTCGAGCAGCTTAGCATGGTTTATCACTCCCTTGAGACCCTCCAAAGGATAAAACGCCGTGAGAAAAGCATAGAAACGAACTTTGACCAACAGAGCAAGGACATCGAAAAGAACGCCAACTTCATGGAGCAGACCGAGGAGAATGAGCAGTTCCTAAGGAGACTTGTGAGCTGGATTCAGAACGAGAAACTTGAGATTAAAATCTACGTCAAAGAGTTCATGCACGCCAAAGCGTATCTTTTCTATCCCTCAAGGCCGTCCGTAACCAGAATGGGGCTTGTGGGGTCAAGCAACTTCACGCTGGCGGGGTTCTCAGGCAACACTGAATTAAACGCCATCGTGCAGTCAACGCACTTCGAGAGCCTAAAAGAGTGGTACAATGAGATTTGGGAGGAGGCCCTTCCGTTCAACCCAAAGCTCCTCAAGATCATAGAAAATAGCTGGGCGGGCCAGGTTCCTGGCAACCTGCCCTCGCCGTGGGAAGTCCTGATTAGGGGTCTGTACGAGCTTTACAAGGAGGTACTAGAAAAGGACACTGGATTTCTCTTGAGAAAGCTGGAAAATGTGCTCTATGACTTCCAGAAGGATGCCGTTATGAGGGCAATATCCATCGTTAACAAGTACGGAGGAGTTCTAATAAGCGATGTCGTTGGTCTGGGTAAGAGCTACATAGGCTTAGCCCTCTTGGAGCACTTCTCACTTTTGGACCTTCTCCATGGACGCCCACGGGAAGTCGCGGTAATAGCTCCTCCAGGCCTAGTCCGCTACTGGGAAGGATTATTGTGGGAATACAACATTCCTGGGAGAGTGTTTTCATCCGGCCTGTTGCCCCGCAGGGAGTTATCGCCCGACAAGTACAAGGAAATGGAGGATTACATCAAGCGCGTTGGGACGGTCTTAGTGGATGAGGCCCATCATTACTCAAATCCAAGCACAAAATCCTACAAAAACCTCCAGGAGCTCGTCGCTGGCAAAAGGCTTATCCTTCTGACGGCGACACCGTACAGAAAGAGGTACAAGGACATAATAAGCCAGATTCGCCTTTTCCTCCCGGAGAGACGGCACCCCTTCCCGATAACGCCGCAGACGTGGGATGAGCTAACTAAGGCCATGGAACGGGGTGAAATAGACCCGTCATACGTATTCAGGGAGGTGCTGATACGAAGAACCAGATACGACATTCTCAAACTCTATGGGGGAGAGGGCAACTGTATTAAGGTAAAGAAAAACAAAAAGCTCTGCTTCCCCAAGAGAAAGCTGTCGGTGCTCACGTACACAATCTCAGAAGTTTATCCCGAAGACATCTACGAGTTGCTTTTGAACGGCATTTCTTCCATGAACTACGCCAGATTTGACCTTTACAACTACGTTCTGCCCCAGTTTCAGGACGCTGAGCCGTACAGGAGCTTATCCTCCGCTGGTAAAGGACTCAGGGGTATCATGAGGATTCTCTATCTGAAACGCTTGGAGAGCTCTTGGTATGCGATGTATCAGACCTTGAGTAGGGACCTAATAAAGACCAAGAACTTCATTAAATTCGTTCAGAATAACTTCATTCCAGCGGGAGACGAGTTCGACGATGTCCTGCTTGGAAAGGTTGGGGGTAATGAAGAGAGAGTTCTCGAGGACGATGAAGTGAAGACCCTTATCGAGAAATACAAGAAGGAGAACAAAGTCACTTACAAGGCGGGTGCCTTCAGGATTAAGAAACTTCTCGAGGATTTAGAACACGACGTGGAAATCTTGGAGTCAATGGAAAAGGCACTCAGGCCCCTCAAAAAGGAACTGGATGAGAATCCGGAGAAAGATCCGAAGCTCAGGAAACTGGCGGAGGAAATTGTGAAACTGAGACGGGGGGGCAAGAAAGTCCTTGTTTTCAGCGAGTTCGAGGAGACAGTTCAGTGGGTTCACTGGGGCCTCAAGAGGATACTCCCCGAGGATATCGCTCAAAAGATGGAATACGTGAGCTCTAACACCAAGGGAATAGCCAACAAAATAAGGCGCTTTGCTCCGAGATCTAACGGATACGGGGAAGAAATTGAGGAGTCTCAGGAACTCCACATCTTAATAGCGACCGATGTTCTCAGCGAGGGTCTCAACCTCCAGGATGCCAACGTGGTCGTAAACTACGACCTTCACTGGACCCCAATTAAGCTCATCCAGCGGATAGGTAGGGTCGATAGAATTGGGACGGAGCACGATGAGATTCTGGTCTACAACTTTTTCCCCGAGAGGAAGCTTGAGGAGAACCTTGGGCTCCTCCAAAAGGTCGAGAGAAGAATTCAAGAGTTCAGTAGAGCCCTTGGAACAGATGGAAAAATCCTCCAGGAGGAAGAGGAGTGGAATCCTTCGGCAATAAGGGCAATCTACGGAACTGAAGAGATAGAAAAAATAGAGGATGAATTCAGCGGTTCATTATTATCTGTTACAACGTTTGCGGAGAAGCTC is part of the Thermococcus sp. genome and encodes:
- a CDS encoding helicase-related protein; its protein translation is LEEFFSKGGKMRIVIGNQTNRETFEQLSMVYHSLETLQRIKRREKSIETNFDQQSKDIEKNANFMEQTEENEQFLRRLVSWIQNEKLEIKIYVKEFMHAKAYLFYPSRPSVTRMGLVGSSNFTLAGFSGNTELNAIVQSTHFESLKEWYNEIWEEALPFNPKLLKIIENSWAGQVPGNLPSPWEVLIRGLYELYKEVLEKDTGFLLRKLENVLYDFQKDAVMRAISIVNKYGGVLISDVVGLGKSYIGLALLEHFSLLDLLHGRPREVAVIAPPGLVRYWEGLLWEYNIPGRVFSSGLLPRRELSPDKYKEMEDYIKRVGTVLVDEAHHYSNPSTKSYKNLQELVAGKRLILLTATPYRKRYKDIISQIRLFLPERRHPFPITPQTWDELTKAMERGEIDPSYVFREVLIRRTRYDILKLYGGEGNCIKVKKNKKLCFPKRKLSVLTYTISEVYPEDIYELLLNGISSMNYARFDLYNYVLPQFQDAEPYRSLSSAGKGLRGIMRILYLKRLESSWYAMYQTLSRDLIKTKNFIKFVQNNFIPAGDEFDDVLLGKVGGNEERVLEDDEVKTLIEKYKKENKVTYKAGAFRIKKLLEDLEHDVEILESMEKALRPLKKELDENPEKDPKLRKLAEEIVKLRRGGKKVLVFSEFEETVQWVHWGLKRILPEDIAQKMEYVSSNTKGIANKIRRFAPRSNGYGEEIEESQELHILIATDVLSEGLNLQDANVVVNYDLHWTPIKLIQRIGRVDRIGTEHDEILVYNFFPERKLEENLGLLQKVERRIQEFSRALGTDGKILQEEEEWNPSAIRAIYGTEEIEKIEDEFSGSLLSVTTFAEKLLRDYREANEERFNEIIKRYSMRSIAKVPKRGDPMAFFVCSNGVMSQYFVYRLVDGGWKPQNVPIEQLLKDTGLEENTPPYNSSEAMKTYRVVAEKALSDFKKLLKIAESELEYTHRKPSKIPSQIKLILGKIDEKIARTKNPGEKEYLSQLRDLVYWGYLNHEPFKNALLKAKVTKRTSRDTVVNLCQELVERFGIAARRKAVKEEIKKRRMEGVKPHIVAGLLFVPNGEES